One window of the Vicia villosa cultivar HV-30 ecotype Madison, WI unplaced genomic scaffold, Vvil1.0 ctg.000547F_1_1, whole genome shotgun sequence genome contains the following:
- the LOC131629299 gene encoding protein ZINC INDUCED FACILITATOR-LIKE 1-like isoform X1, translating to MEDFVDQPLLKKQYYHENCPGCKVDQAKELEKDVTFRNLFNIWIVVLCSTLPIASLFPYLYFMVKDFHIAETEEDISSYAGYVGSAYMLGRALTSILWGMVADRYGRKPAVIAGIISVVIFNTLFGLCKSFWMAVLMRFALGGLNGLLGPMKAYSSEIFREEYQALGLSTVAAAWGVGLVFGPALGGYLAQPVQKYPNIFLKGSFWDKFPYSLPSFIISAMALVVAISCIWLPETLHNHKVSTNKIESLVNETNEADKNKMIQKDESLLRNWPLMSSIIVYCVFGIHDIAFTEIFSLWTVSPRRLDGLNFETNDVGNILVASGIVIIIFQLGIYQSVQKICGPIVLARIAGVLSIPVLQSFPFMTMLSGFTLYISTCSAAILTNLFIEIICTGLFILQNKAVDQHQRGVANGICITTMSACKVIGPTAGGAILTWSQKRMHASFLPGPHVVFFGLNVVEGIALLLTFKPFLTERKSPL from the exons ATGGAAGACTTTGTAGATCAGCCATTGTTGAAGAAACAATATTATCATGAAAACTGTCCTGGTTGTAAAGTGGATCAAGCCAAGGAATTGGAAAAGGATGTTACATTCAGAAATCTTTTCAATATATGGATTGTTGTTTTATGCAGCA CTCTTCCTATAGCATCTCTATTTCCTTACCTTTATTTCATG GTAAAGGATTTTCATATTGCTGAAACAGAAGAAGATATCAGTTCCTATGCTGGTTATGTAG GATCTGCATACATGCTTGGTAGAGCTTTGACTTCCATTTTGTGGGGAATGGTGGCCGATCGCTATGGTCGAAAACCTGCTGTTATTGCAGGAATTATTTCGGT TGTAATTTTCAACACACTATTTGGTCTTTGCAAAAGTTTTTGGATGGCGGTTTTAATGAGATTTGCTCTTGGAGGTTTAAATGGTTTGCTAGGACCAATGAAG GCTTATTCTTCTGAAATTTTTCGAGAAGAGTACCAAGCTTTAGGACTGTCAACC GTTGCAGCTGCTTGGGGAGTTGGTTTGGTCTTCGGACCAGCATTGGGAGGTTACTTGGCTCAG CCagttcaaaaatatccaaatatATTTCTTAAGGGTTCCTTTTGGGATAA GTTTCCCTACTCCCTGCCTAGCTTCATTATATCAGCTATGGCACTTGTTGTTGCAATTTCTTGCATTTGGCTACCG GAGACGCTTCATAACCACAAAGTATCCACTAACAAAATTGAATCATTAGTAAATGAAACCAATGAGGCTGACAAAAACAAGATGATCCAAAAAGATGAAAGCCTCCTAAGAAATTGGCCCTTAATGTCATCTATTATTGTATATTGTGTTTTTGGAATCCATGACATTGCTTTTACAGAG ATTTTCTCATTATGGACCGTAAGTCCTCGAAGGTTGGATGGTTTGAACTTTGAAACTAATGATGTTGGCAATATTCTTGTAGCATCAG GTATAGTTATTATAATATTTCAGCTTGGCATATACCAATCGGTCCAAAAAATTTGTGGACCTATTGTCCTTGCTCGCATCGCAGGA GTGTTATCGATACCAGTCTTGCAAAGCTTCCCCTTCATGACAATGTTGTCAGGATTCACGTTGTACATATCAACATGTAGTGCTGCCATTTTAACGAATCTTTTTATT GAAATAATTTGTACTGGTTTATTCATTCTGCAAAATAAAGCAGTG GATCAACACCAAAGAGGCGTAGCAAATGGCATTTGCATAACTACTATGTCAGCATGCAAGGTGATTGGTCCAACTGCAGGTGGTGCAAT ATTAACTTGGTCACAAAAACGGATGCATGCTTCTTTCCTCCCAG GCCCTCATGTTGTCTTCTTCGGGCTCAATGTTGTCGAAGGAATTGCATTATTGTTGACATTCAAGCCATTCTTGACTGAAAGAAAATCACCTTTATGA
- the LOC131629291 gene encoding uncharacterized mitochondrial protein AtMg00810-like: protein MEVELKALEENQTWTVVDLPIGKVPIGCRWVYKIKHKADGSIERHKAILVAKAIKGWYLEQLDFNNAFLHGDLSEEVYMTLPPGLSGFPPSKQSKADYSLYVKHADSHFTALLVYVDDVVLAGNSLAEIRHVKHLLDKQFRIKDLGTLRYFLGLEIARSTIGILLNQRKYTLELLQDAGVLAAKPSSVPFDPNTKLSLHDGDLLDDPSSYRRLIGRLIYLTNTRPDISFAIQNLSQFMSQPRVPHIQAATRVLRYLKAVPATCIFYSSSSALKLVGFADSDWARCPDTRKSITGYCVMLGSSLLCWKSKKQHTAARSSTEAEYRALASITCEV from the exons ATGGAGGTGGAGCTTAAAGCTCTTGAGGAGAACCAAACATGGACTGTGGTGGATCTGCCTATTGGTAAGGTTCCAATTGGATGTCGTTGGGTTTATAAGATCAAGCACAAAGCAGATGGGTCAATTGAACGACACAAAGCCATATTAGTGGCCAAGG CTATTAAGGGTTGGTATTTAGAACAGTTGGATTTCAATAATGCGTTTCTACATGGGGATTTATCTGAAGAAGTTTATATGACCTTGCCTCCTGGATTATCTGGCTTTCCTCCTTCTAAA CAATCAAAGGCAGACTACTCACTATATGTCAAACATGCTGATTCTCATTTTACTGCCCTtttggtctatgttgatgatgttgttttgGCAGGAAACTCCTTGGCAGAAATCAGACATGTGAAACACTTGCTAGATAAACAGTTCAGAATCAAGGACCTGGGTACCTTAAGATACTTTTTAGGGCTTGAGATTGCAAGATCCACAATAGGTATTCTACTAAACCAAAGAAAATACACCCTTGAATTGCTGCAGGATGCTGGTGTATTAGCTGCTAAGCCATCTTCTGTCCCATTTGATCCCAACACCAAACTGTCCCTACATGATGGTGATTTATTGGATGATCCTTCCTCTTACAGAAGACTCATTGGCAGGCTCATTTACTTAACCAATACAAGACCTGACATTTCTTTTGCTATTCAGAATCTCAGTCAGTTTATGTCACAACCTAGAGTTCCTCATATCCAAGCTGCCACTCGGGTTTTAAGGTACCTCAAAGCAGTTCCAGCCACATGCATCTTCTACTCTTCCTCAAGTGCCCTGAAATTAGTAGGTTTTGCTGACTCCGATTGGGCACGATGCCCAGATACCAGGAAGTCTATCACAGGCTATTGTGTCATGCTAGGTTCTTCCTTGTTGTGTTGGAAATCCAAGAAGCAACATACTGCTGCCAGGTCCTCCACTGAGGCTGAATACAGGGCTCTTGCCTCTATCACTTGTGAAGTTTAG
- the LOC131629299 gene encoding protein ZINC INDUCED FACILITATOR 1-like isoform X2 — MEDFVDQPLLKKQYYHENCPGCKVDQAKELEKDVTFRNLFNIWIVVLCSTLPIASLFPYLYFMVKDFHIAETEEDISSYAGYVGSAYMLGRALTSILWGMVADRYGRKPAVIAGIISVVIFNTLFGLCKSFWMAVLMRFALGGLNGLLGPMKAYSSEIFREEYQALGLSTVAAAWGVGLVFGPALGGYLAQPVQKYPNIFLKGSFWDKFPYSLPSFIISAMALVVAISCIWLPIFSLWTVSPRRLDGLNFETNDVGNILVASGIVIIIFQLGIYQSVQKICGPIVLARIAGVLSIPVLQSFPFMTMLSGFTLYISTCSAAILTNLFIEIICTGLFILQNKAVDQHQRGVANGICITTMSACKVIGPTAGGAILTWSQKRMHASFLPGPHVVFFGLNVVEGIALLLTFKPFLTERKSPL; from the exons ATGGAAGACTTTGTAGATCAGCCATTGTTGAAGAAACAATATTATCATGAAAACTGTCCTGGTTGTAAAGTGGATCAAGCCAAGGAATTGGAAAAGGATGTTACATTCAGAAATCTTTTCAATATATGGATTGTTGTTTTATGCAGCA CTCTTCCTATAGCATCTCTATTTCCTTACCTTTATTTCATG GTAAAGGATTTTCATATTGCTGAAACAGAAGAAGATATCAGTTCCTATGCTGGTTATGTAG GATCTGCATACATGCTTGGTAGAGCTTTGACTTCCATTTTGTGGGGAATGGTGGCCGATCGCTATGGTCGAAAACCTGCTGTTATTGCAGGAATTATTTCGGT TGTAATTTTCAACACACTATTTGGTCTTTGCAAAAGTTTTTGGATGGCGGTTTTAATGAGATTTGCTCTTGGAGGTTTAAATGGTTTGCTAGGACCAATGAAG GCTTATTCTTCTGAAATTTTTCGAGAAGAGTACCAAGCTTTAGGACTGTCAACC GTTGCAGCTGCTTGGGGAGTTGGTTTGGTCTTCGGACCAGCATTGGGAGGTTACTTGGCTCAG CCagttcaaaaatatccaaatatATTTCTTAAGGGTTCCTTTTGGGATAA GTTTCCCTACTCCCTGCCTAGCTTCATTATATCAGCTATGGCACTTGTTGTTGCAATTTCTTGCATTTGGCTACCG ATTTTCTCATTATGGACCGTAAGTCCTCGAAGGTTGGATGGTTTGAACTTTGAAACTAATGATGTTGGCAATATTCTTGTAGCATCAG GTATAGTTATTATAATATTTCAGCTTGGCATATACCAATCGGTCCAAAAAATTTGTGGACCTATTGTCCTTGCTCGCATCGCAGGA GTGTTATCGATACCAGTCTTGCAAAGCTTCCCCTTCATGACAATGTTGTCAGGATTCACGTTGTACATATCAACATGTAGTGCTGCCATTTTAACGAATCTTTTTATT GAAATAATTTGTACTGGTTTATTCATTCTGCAAAATAAAGCAGTG GATCAACACCAAAGAGGCGTAGCAAATGGCATTTGCATAACTACTATGTCAGCATGCAAGGTGATTGGTCCAACTGCAGGTGGTGCAAT ATTAACTTGGTCACAAAAACGGATGCATGCTTCTTTCCTCCCAG GCCCTCATGTTGTCTTCTTCGGGCTCAATGTTGTCGAAGGAATTGCATTATTGTTGACATTCAAGCCATTCTTGACTGAAAGAAAATCACCTTTATGA